Within the Bos indicus x Bos taurus breed Angus x Brahman F1 hybrid chromosome 17, Bos_hybrid_MaternalHap_v2.0, whole genome shotgun sequence genome, the region TGGCAGGCTGGCCGGGACTCACTACAAGAACAGCTGCGCTAAGGGCTTCAGCCTCTCCTTCATGGCAGTGTCTGCTGGAGGCAGGTCCTTGGCCTTCATGAGGACCGCATGGGCCTCTCGGAAGAGGTCCTCCCCCACTGCAGCTTCCACGCGCTGGCGCCATGCGGCCAGCTTAGGCCGGCTTTTGAAGATGTCACAACCGGCGCTGACGGGCTGCGGGAGAGGGAGCCAACTGGAGCGGGGTGGTGCCCAGGGAAGCAGGAGGCCACCCCTGGCCTGGGGATCCCCTGGGTGGATTTTCCCTCCTCTGCCACTAGAGGAAACACGGTGAAACTGCTCAATATCCCTGCAGGCTGAGGGTTTTTAGGCCCATTTttcctgaggctcagaggggacGTGACCCACCCAGGGCCCCCCTCTACCCCCAGCCAGAAAGGGCGATGTGAGCTGGTGCACGGGCTCCCTCCTGGGGTACCCCACTGCTAAGCAGCCCCCCTGCCCCACAGCACTCACATGCATCAGCTCTGTGATGGCCACCAAGTCCGCCACTGAGATGTGGGGCCCAGCCAGGAAGTCCTGGTCCTTCAGGAACTTGTCCTCGAGCAGTTGCAGGCACCTGTCCAGTTCGGCCAGAGTGTTCGCCAGTGTCTCAGGGGGCACGCGTTGGCCCAGGAATATGGGGAACATCATCTGGCAGGCAGAGAGAGGGCTCAGCGTATGCCTAGGGCCCCGCCTCATTCCGGCTCTCGTCCTGTTGACCGGCCATCCTGCACATTTCAGCCCAGGCCTCATCGCTGACTCACGCATGGCCAACCTCCACCTCTCCCTGGGTCCTCACATCAGGCAGCCAGGGGATCCCTCTGCAATCCCAGTCTGCCTGTAGCTTCTCCCTGCATAAAGCCTTCCATGGCTCCctactgccccctccccacaaagGTCTCAACGCAGAGCAGCAGCCATCCTCTCCCActctcccaccaccccccaccccctccaggccTCTCAGATGGGAATCTGTGGGAATGGGCCTGCAGATCCCTCTAGGATGTGCTTCAGGTGTATGGTCCTAACCAGTGCACCTGGGTGGGATCAGCCTCTGCATTGCCAGACTCCCAGATGACCATCTTGCTCCCGGCCCATGGACCACACTCAGTAGCAAAGGTCTACACTCGCTCTCCTCAGCTTCTCTCCATTCGGCACCAGGCTCCCTCCCCCTCTACAGCTTTTATTGTCATTGTTGAGTTCCTAAGTCTTTTAGGACCCCGCGCTGTAGGCCCTCTGtaggccaggttcctctgtccatgggatttcccaggcaagattataAGAGTggttcccctttcctcctccaggggatcttcccgacccagggattgaaccagagtctcctgcactggctggcagattctttaccactgagccaacagggaagcccatggcttttaaagctttcttttaaaactttttcttttaaaagttttcttttcttttaaaagtttttcttttaaaactttctttggGCCGAATGGGCCCCAAGATGGAACTCCCTGGCAGTGCGgtgctaggactccatgctctcagtgCACTGCTGAGGACCCAGGCACAGTGCTCAGTCCCTCACACACACAGGATGACTGCTGGGTACTGGGCACTGATCACGGCTCAGGGTTCATGTCAAAGGCCTCTGCACATTTGATAAGCAAAAATGGTATCTGCATGCTCCTTTAATGTGCATTTGCTTGGTTTTTACTGAAGTTAAATGCTTTCATCCATTTACTGAccctttctctctgtccttcagcTACATCTCTGCTGGTTTCCTTTGCCCGTTTTTCTCCTGTGTCTTTGTCTGATGGGCTTCTGAGAACATCTTAAATATCAAGAATGTTACTTCTTTCTAACATATCTTTGCCAAGATTTTTCTCAGTGTATTTTTGCTGgctttaattctcttttttttccttcttctacaGATTTCACCACATAAAATTGATGAACCTTGTCTTTATGTCTCTCACTGTTATTAGGCTTATCAATCTTTGTATACCCAGAAATTAGATCAACATTTAGTGAAATATCTCATTTCTTCCTACTTTGAGGTTTTTCACTTAACATCTCTCCATCTGAAAAGTATGTGTGTGGCAAAGTGAGGGCTTGATGCTTTTCGCCCACAAGAGGCAACATTCCTGGGCAGTGTGACCTGTGCAGGAAAGCAGAGGATTCGTTTCCAGCAACTCGGGAATCAAGACCTGATGGgggcaggctttcctggtggctcagtggtttagtgtccacctgccagtgcaggggaggaCACGGCTTCCATCCCCTGTCCCCGAAGGCTCCATGTGCCTTGGGGCCCTTCAGCCTGCAAGCCGGGGCCCACAAGCCACGAGTCCTGGAGCCCGTGTGCTCCAGAGTCTGCTCCCAGCAAGGAAGATCTAGCGGAGCCGAAAACAACTAagcaaataaatgtgtttttgatAAGACACCTTGTGGGGGTCGTTCCCAGGCTGTGTGCCCAGTTTCCCCTCTGGGAAACAAGTCCGTTGCCCTGGAGCACCTCTGGCCTTCTGGGATTTAGTGTTCTCAGTTTCGACAGAGAGCCTGGCCCCTTGGCCGTCCCGGGAGGGCTCCCTGCCCCGGGGCTCACTTTCGACAGAGAGCCTGGCCCCCTGGCCGTCCCGGGGGGGCTCCCTGCCCCAGGGCTCACTTTTGACAGAGAGCCTGGCCCCCTGGCCTTCCCGGGGGGGCTCCCTGCTGGGGCTCACTTTCGACAGAGAGCCTGGCCCCTTGGCCGTCCCAGGAGGGCTCCCTGCCCCAGGGCTCACTTTTGACAGAGAGCCTGGCCCCCTGGCCGTCCCGGGGGGGCTCCCTGCCGGGGCTCACTTTCGACAGAGAGCCTGGCCCCTTGGCCGTCCCGGGAGGGCTCCCTGCCCCAGGGCTCACTTTTGACAGAGAGCCTGGCCCCCTGGCCGTCCCGGGGGGGCTCCCTGCCGGGGCTCACCTTCTGCCACATGGTCCGGGTGCAGCTCGTCCGGAGGGCCGTGTGCTGCCACGACAGGTACTCGTCCACGCGGGCTCGGGCCTGCAGGTCCTGGGGGTACCAGTGGTCAGGGGCCTCGTACTTGCGGGCCAGATACAGCAGGATGGCCACACTGGGGGACATGGGGTGCGGGGGACATGCCCCAGTCACTCTTCGGCCATTCCACAGGGACCAGGTCCTGGGTGAGGCCAGGCCCTGACCGCACACGTCTTTCCCCGGATCCTGTGGGTGGAGCATCTCAGCGTCTGCCTGGTTCTGGTGCACAAGCAGGAAcgcgaggcccagagaggtcaggtGGCAGCCAGGGCCACACGGCTCTACACTGGGCCATCTAGCATCTCAACTAAGGGCACCGAGGGAAAAACGAAGTGTCGTGGGGCTTCAGAGGACTCCAGTACCATTCCCCGCCATCTCCGGAGCACACGCAGTGCCAGGAACGTGACCAGGTGCCCCTTCCAGCCCTGGGCACCTCTGCCCACTTCAAGCCACTCTCCACCCAGACCAGGGACTTGGGACATGCAAGCCATGAGCCAGGCCATCAACGGTGGACACACAGATGGCCGACAGGTGCGGCCCAGGGACCCGTTACCTCTCAGCCAAGGTGAAGTCCCCATCTTTCAGGGCTGGCACCTTCCTCAGGGGGTTCACCTGGACAAAGTCATCGCTGTGGTTCTGGCCTGTGGAGTGACCAGTGAGGCAGGTGGGGAGAACTGCGAGGCCTCTAAGGTCTCTGTCCACTCCCACCCCAACAGCCAGCCACCAACTTTCTGGGGTCCCTGTCCTCATGGGGCGTCAGGGAAGAGGAGGCCACTCTGCCGGTCAGGGGGTGACATCCCCTGAGCCCACCAGAGGTTCCTGTTCCCGTGTCTACCTGCTCTGGACATGGGCCAAAGAGCATCTCAACTTGGGCTTGGGCGGAGGGTGAGTTTCTGCAGCTGTAACCCGCCGCCCCGGTCAACTCCATCCCTGCATCAGACCCTCTAGCCCCCTCCCTGGGCTCTAGGCTTGCCCCCTGCAGAGCCTCCCCTCTCTGTGCTAACTGGGTGACCTGTCCACACACCTGTTCCCAGGCCTCAGCAAACCTCACTCTCACCAGCACGCCTGACCTACTCAGCCACTCAGCCTCCCGCAGGttgctcctctttccttcctgtgCCAAACCTTCCAGACTCCTTTCCCACCAGGGCCCCCCTGTCCGGCTCCCTTCTGCATACTGCAGcccttccaccaccaccaccagctcaGGCCCGTGCGGAGGGGACACCACGCAGTGCGTGTGAAGCCCGAGGCTTCAGCAGAGTGGGGCTCCAGCCTGGTCATAGGACCACCTGCGGGACTCTCTGCTCCTTCTCCTTCGTGGGCAGGATCACCACGATCCATTCTCCCTCCAAAAACAGCCTCTGTGCCCGGCCCTCACCCCAAGGATCACTGAGAAGGCAGAGCAAGGTGGCACCAAAGCAGTAGGTGGCTCAGGCTGGGGCGCCAGAGGCAGAAGGTGGGCAGACTCAGCCAAGCACAGGTGTCCCTCCCAGCCTGCCTGAGGGGTTCTGAATCCAGAGCTCCTCCTAAGGCCCGGTGACAGCCCTGCCCCCTCCGTGGGATTCTGCCCAAGTGGAGGGGACCTAGGCGGGCACAGGTAGGAGTAAAGCGGAGGCCAGATATAGGTGAACAGTCTTCTGGGCAGTCACATGGGGGCTGCCTCTGCTGGGAACCAGGAGGCCGCGTCATTGTTTTCTCCGAGCTGAGCCTTGGTTTGGAGAGCCGTCTCTCCACTTTCCTCCACTTCTTCGCCCCGCCCCAACCCCAGCCGCACCCCGCACTGCTGTCTACCTGCTCTGTTCCCCCTTAACCTGGGTGTGAAGAACGGTTGGTATTCACTAGGCAAAGGTAAGACGTACAATACACAACCGATGGCCGAAGCTACGGTTTCCGACGGGAGTCTGTCTGCACCGGCCGCCCGACTCGGGGGGCCGCAGGGACACCCAGACCCCGGGCCTCCTTGCTTGTCCGGCCCACCTTTGAGCAGGTCCACGGTGCGCAGCTCAAAGGGGATGCTGTTCTTCTTGGCGAAGATGTAGACGGCGCGGCAGGGCTGGGACAGCAGGTCCAGGTAGAGCTCCAGGCCCATGGCGGGGGCGGGAACAGCGGGCAGGACCCACGACAGGAACGGCAGCGGGCGAGTTCCACCGGTCACCCAGCAGAGGGATGTGCGCAGCTCCTGGTACCCGAGCCCGGCCACACCCTCCCCGCCCATTGGACGGCGCCGTTGAACTTTGGGCCAATCAGCGGCAGCCTCGCTCTCCCGCCTTCCCTCTGCGGGGTTCTGAGCTGGGCTCCCTTTCCTGCCCGGCAGGGTTCAGGGAGACGGACTCTGTGTCTCTCCGCCGGGTCAGTCCCCTCACCTGGACATCAGTGTCTAACCTGCGTCAAATGGAACGGGATGGGAGGGGTACTAGGGGAATGAGATCAAGGGCGCTTCCAGCGCAGACACTCAGTGAATTTAGGGTCAAAGGGTTAGCCCAGGCCACCTCCCACCTCAGAGAGGGGGCTGAAAGAGGAGGGACTTCAGAGTCCCCAGGAACACAAAGAGAGGAGAAGTAAAAGATGCCACAGCCTCCCGGGGGCCCACGGCCCAGGGTGGAGGCGGGGGAGGGCGTGTGGTCCTCTGCGTCCAGCAAAGACCAGGTCACCACCTCAAGAAGCCGCCCCTCACCAAGCTTCTTTACGCTCCCGGCTAATCTTCGCCTCCCTCCTGCAAAACAGAAGCCTCGTGAAACGATCTATGAGGTTTTCGGGTGGGCCCAGAATCTTCCCACTTCCTTTGTAGGGCCAAACCCTTCCAACTTCAAGCCTGGTGCTCCTGAGGTCTTTGGCTGTGATGCCTTCATCCTCTAAGCAAGTCTCCCAGATGAAAAAAGCCATGTCCCCAGggacttcaggcttccctgacagctcagttggtaaagagtctgccctaaccctaacccagttgagtcctgggttgggaaggtcccctggaaaagggataggctacccactccagtattcttaggcttcccttgtggctcagctggtaaagaatctgcctgcagtgcaggagacctggtttcagtccctggattgggaagatcccctggagaaggcaaaggctacccactccagtattctcgccaggaaaattccatgggctagtccatggggttgcaaagagttggacgcgactgagtgactttcacttcacttcacttccagggatttccctggtggtcgagtggctaagactctttgcTCTCTAGGCAGGGCACCCAGGTTGGATTCCTGAtcacagaactagatcccacataccacaactaaagatcttacAAGCTGCAATTAAGACTCGTGAGTGCCTGTGCtgctcatgtctgactttttgagaccccatggactgcagcccgagaggctcctctgtccatgggattttcctgacaagaatactggagtgggttgccatttcctcctccagtggatcttccttacCCGGGGACTGAGCCCacctctcctgtattgcagacctACCAAGACctagggcagccaaataaataactaaataatttttttaaaaaaagaaaaaaaaaaaacctattccCAAACCCAAGATTCAGAGAAAGCCCAActgggggaaaacaaaacaaaacaaaaccttgagAATAGCTTAGCCTTCCTGGGCCCCTGGCTCCCAGTTTAAGAAGGACCTATCCCATCAGGAGAGAACTTTCTCCAGGTTGGATGGGGCCATGTTCTCCACCCCCTCCAGGGGACTGCCCTCCTCCATAACTCACCTTTGGCCAGACTACCGCGATATCCAatctccctgcttcctccctggCCACCCTCCAGTCCAACCCCCACCACCAGTCAGAATGTTATTCTAAAATGCAATCTGAGCATTCCATTCTTGTTCAGGTTCTGCAACTCTGAGGTGTGGCAATTCAGGCCCCACTTGACCGGGGCCTGACCGGGGCCTGACCGGGGGAGCTGCTGTTTGATGTCTCCTCCCCACCGCCCCCTCAGGGTGGGTGCAGGACTCGTGATTCCCAGTGCTTGGTGCTGAAAGGATGACCGGCCCACGCTCTGCAGCCAACACACGTGGAGACCTGCTGCCTCTACCGTCCTTGTCGAAGAACCAGTGGAGGACAGGGCGTTCATTAATTTAACCATGGACAACCAGTCTGGGGAAAGCTAATCCACCGGGCCTACGAAGCTGGCTGTCTTTCAAAGAGAGGCCAAAACCAACAGCCAGGACAGATGGAACGTCAAATAAATCACACCTCAGAGTTAGAAGCAAAGGCTCAGGCTGAGCCCAGGTTTATTTCCCAGACTGGAAAGAAAACGCAGATGAAAGGAGACAAGGTCTGTGTGTGCCATTCTCTTTGTGGCTTTGCAGCCCCAGCGACAGATGGGTGGGAACCTGGCCCCAGGAGCGGAGGACTCAGGCAGGCAAGCCATGCCTGCTCTCCGGGTCTGCCTCCCACGGGACAATGGAAATGAAGTTGCTCTGCGAACTGCCAAGGGCAGAGCAGAGGCAAAGCTTCCTGGCTCACTGGATCATGGCCAGCACTTTGGGCAGCATCTTCTGCTTTAAGGTGGGGTCTGCAGGCTGAGAGTCCTTGGCCTTCAGGATGACCTCATGGGCCTCTTGGAAGAGGACCTCCCCCACCGCCGCCTCCACGCGCTGGCGCCATGCGGCCAGCTTGGGTCGGCCTTTGAAGACTTGGCAGCCGGCACCCACGGGCTGTAGGGAGAGAGGGGACGGGATGGGTGACCACGTATCACAACACCAACCTGGTTTGGAGGCCACTGAACTCCAGAAGGTTTCTCCACAGGGTCCCACAGCCAGGGGCATGGTGTGAGCAGGACTTCAGCGCCACCCAGGACCCCCCTGCCTCatacccccaccaccacccacagcACTCACGTGCATCAGCTCCGTGATGGCTACCAGGTCAGCCAGAGAGATGTGGGACCCGGTGAGAAAGGCTTTGTCCTGGAGGAACTTGCCCTCAAGCACCTGCAgggccatgtccaactctgccagcGTGGTCGCCAGCATCTCAGGAGAGACCGGCTCACCCAGGAAAACAGGGAGCATCACCTAATGGGCGGGCAGGCAGAGTGGGGCCTTAGGGGCCGGCATTCCTACCTGACCTCCAGGGCAGCACCTGAGACTTTAAATGTAAAAGgtccttaaatataaatgtaaggtCTTTAACTATAAAAGACCATCAGAAAGTAATTCTGATTTATTCATGTCTGGAAATGCTATAGAGTAGTTAGAAAAAAATGCATTAGATCCACCCGCAGCGCTGTGGAAAAATGCACATTGCATGATGATCTGCGGGCGtttatataaaattgtaagcGCTCAAAGCAAAGCATTGTTTTGGGGCTACACATAAATGTAATAATGTAGAAGATCATGAACTGAAAGGACTTGAACCAGATCTCAGGGGACAGGAAGTGGGGGGTGGACTTCAGGAAGGGACACGGGCAGCAAAGAGGCCTGTTGATTTTTGTTCCctaatgtttcttttcttatatatatcAAAAATGATAGAAGACACAACAATGAAACTGGTGACCCAAAATTAAAGATACAATTTCAGAAAGGAGGCGTGCACCTCTGAGAAGAATACGGAACGTCACGAAAAACCCGCCATGATGACGCTAGAGAGAAAataaccttgttttttttttttttttttaagtcatcaaaGAATAcagaactttaaaagaaaaaggaaaagtaaaagaaagaacaaaaagtaggaaagaaaaaagccTAAACCTGCCTGTCTGATATGGAAACCACCAGCCACGAGAGGTTCCCGAGCTCTTAAAATATGACTGGTCTTAGACGACATATGCCGtgagtgtaaaatacacaccagGAAACAGACACGGGCCAATGGAAAGGACAgcgagcccagaaataaacccacacgcTTCCAGCCAAGTAATCCACGACAAAGGACACAAGAATACacaagggagaaaagacagtctcttccatCAGTGGTGCAGAGAGGACTGGGCAGCTACATGAGGACaaatgaaattagagcattcCCTAACAccataaagataaactcaaaatgaactgAAGACTTAAACTTGAGACCGGAAAGAGTAAAACTCCTAGCAGAAAACTTGGGCGGAAGCCCTGAGGGGCACTCAGGCGTCCCTGGGATGCacactgctgctgccgccgcaTTCTGGCTACTGTGAGTAAGGCTGCTGTGAATGTGGGTACAAGCATCCCTCTGAGATCCTGCTTTCAGTTATTTGgggtatacacccaggagtggacttgctgggtcatacggcaattgtatttttaatttttctgaggaaCCACCATGCGTTGTCCACAGGAGCTATTCCCCTTACCATTCCCATCAACAGCACACGGGAGTTTCGATGTCTTGTTATCCTCACTAACACTTATTATTTTGcttatctacctacctatctgggcttcccacgtgatgcagtggtaaaagaatccacctgctaatccAAGAGATGCAAGATATACAGGTTcaaccctgagtcaggaaggaggagggaatggcaacccactccagcctggagaaccccatggacggaggagcctggtgggctacagtccatggggtcacaaagagtcagacacaaccgagcaagcAATCcttgacctctctctctctctgtaacaGCCATCCCAGTAAGGATGAAGTGGTATTTCattatagtcatttaaaaaagaatctttattgaatttattacaataatgCTTCTGTTTtgcgttttggttttttggctgcaagccatatgggatcttagtgcccaaaccagagatcgaacctgcactcaccccctgcactggatggcaaagtcttaaccactggacctcaggGAGGTCCCCTCatcatagttttaatttgcattttcctaaggATTAGTGATACTGAACATATTTTCACGTGTTTATTAGCCAAAATCATACCACTGATACTCTGAGTATATTGGGTTTAGTAAAATATATtcaactgaatatattttaaatatattcaattatggctactggaaaatttTCAACTACATATGCGTCTCACTCTTTACTTTTGGGCAGCACTGGACAAAATGAGCTAAATTCCAGAGGGCATGAACCCTCCCAAGGTAAGCCACGTTCATCCCTGGGGTCCAAGCAGGTCAGGGTGCAAGCCTGCCATCTGTCTGGGAGTTTTCTGATGGAGCAGCCATGTGGGGTTCTCAGCAGGGCTGAGAAGCAGGGCCATCTCTTGGTTGCAGTTGGTGCTTAGATTCCAAATCCTTGCTGGAGGAAAATGAGCAACCTGATTCCACCCTCAAGACGTTTCTGAAACTTCTTGAACGGAACGGAACTGTAACTGAAGCCGCGTTCCAGCCCCAATCCTGACTAGCTGGAAGAGACGAACCTCCCACTGACGATGCTTGGCAGAAGAAAGagcaagccctgggtcaggattTACTGTGCATCCAGTGTCCACTCTCCTTTATAGAATATGTAGCACACAGTAAGAAATTATCAGGattaagaagaaagaagaaagtgagaaatTATAATGTAATGTCTTTACATTATAAGACAtgtaaagaaacaggaaaatgtggGTGTTCCCTGGTGACCTAGCGGTTAGGATTCGACGTCACTgatgtggcccaggttcaatccctggccagggaagtgAGATCCCAgaagctgcatggtgtggccaaaatataaaagaaa harbors:
- the LOC113907256 gene encoding glutathione S-transferase theta-3-like, which codes for MGGEGVAGLGYQELRTSLCWVTGGTRPLPFLSWVLPAVPAPAMGLELYLDLLSQPCRAVYIFAKKNSIPFELRTVDLLKGQNHSDDFVQVNPLRKVPALKDGDFTLAESVAILLYLARKYEAPDHWYPQDLQARARVDEYLSWQHTALRTSCTRTMWQKMMFPIFLGQRVPPETLANTLAELDRCLQLLEDKFLKDQDFLAGPHISVADLVAITELMHPVSAGCDIFKSRPKLAAWRQRVEAAVGEDLFREAHAVLMKAKDLPPADTAMKERLKPLAQLFL
- the LOC113907258 gene encoding glutathione S-transferase theta-1 isoform X4, with translation MGLELYLDLLSQPCRAIYIFAKKNRIPFELRTVDLRKGGRPAGVWGTERWGWGGEVRGAPPRASPEERNLGGCLGWGRATPQRCLCPGEPPAEGASLEGRGLHLDREVMLPVFLGEPVSPEMLATTLAELDMALQVLEGKFLQDKAFLTGSHISLADLVAITELMHPVGAGCQVFKGRPKLAAWRQRVEAAVGEVLFQEAHEVILKAKDSQPADPTLKQKMLPKVLAMIQ
- the LOC113907258 gene encoding glutathione S-transferase theta-1 isoform X3 — its product is MGLELYLDLLSQPCRAIYIFAKKNRIPFELRTVDLRKGQHLSDAFAQVNPLQKVPVLKDGDFILTESVAILLYLARKYKVPDHWYPQDLQACARVDEYLAWQHTALRRNCLRALWHKVMLPVFLGEPVSPEMLATTLAELDMALQVLEGKFLQDKAFLTGSHISLADLVAITELMHPVGAGCQVFKGRPKLAAWRQRVEAAVGEVLFQEAHEVILKAKDSQPADPTLKQKMLPKVLAMIQ